TTACTACGGCGAAGAGTATCGGTAAGGCTCACTTCGTTCGCTTCATTGCTGACGCTATAAAGGAGATTTTTTTATCAATTTTCATAGTTTATTGTCATTTCGGACAATTTACGAACTGTTATTTAGTTAGTTGTAAACTACCACCATTGCTGGTCTCAAGAGACGGTCATGCAATGTGTAGCCTTTTTGGAAGACTTCTGCAATCGTATCTGCTGGGTGGTCGTCATCTGCTGGAAGGGTTTGAACTGCCATGTGAAGGTTGTGGTCGAAGCTTTCAACGTCAACTTCTTCAACACCTTCTTCTTTAAGGGCTTGGATGAGGCTATCACGCGTCATTTCAAGTCCTTTTTTAACATCTTCTGTCAACCCTTCAACAGCAAGGGCACGTTCCAAGTTATCTAAACTTGGCAAGATTTTTTTAGCCAAGTCTTGTGAACGGTAACGTTGCAAACTTTGACGTTCTTCGTTGGCGCGGCGTTGGATGTTTTGCATCTCTGCGTGAGCACGAAGGTATTTGTTTTCAAACTCGTCAGCACGTTCATTGGCTAAGTCTAATTCTGATTTTTCAGGAGCCTCTTCTGACTCAACGGTTTCGTCAACAATTTCTTCAGTGACTGTTTCATTATCAATCGTTTCATCAACGACTTCTTCATTTTTAATATCTTCTGACACTTTGTCACCTCTTCTATTTATACTTTAATTCACTTCGTAGTGATTACCACTTAAATAACGATAGTAGTCAGCTAACTTCAAGGCTAGAACTCGGCTGACTACATTAATCAGACTAATCATCCGTCGGTAATCCATTTCAACAGGTCCAATCACACTCAAGAGTGCGAAGCCTCGATAAGGAATCAAGAACTGATGTCTAATGACGGTTAGATTAGCAAGAGCGGGTTCCCTACTATCTGCCACTTGGATAGTGGTCGGCTCTTTCTCAGATAAACTGCTACGCATTTCCATAGCAACCTTGGCCTCATTATCCAGAAACTGATACGTCGGCAGATCTGCATAAGTTAGAGCATTGACCTTACCTGAAATCAGGATAGTTTCACGGAACAGCCCTTGGAAAATATAATCAAACAGATCCAAAATGTTATCCGTAATCGTAAAATACTTGTGAATAACCTGAGGCACTTCTGTCAATAATTTATAGTGAATATCCAAGACTGCTTTACCAAGGAA
The sequence above is drawn from the Streptococcus pluranimalium genome and encodes:
- the grpE gene encoding nucleotide exchange factor GrpE, with the translated sequence MSEDIKNEEVVDETIDNETVTEEIVDETVESEEAPEKSELDLANERADEFENKYLRAHAEMQNIQRRANEERQSLQRYRSQDLAKKILPSLDNLERALAVEGLTEDVKKGLEMTRDSLIQALKEEGVEEVDVESFDHNLHMAVQTLPADDDHPADTIAEVFQKGYTLHDRLLRPAMVVVYN